A portion of the Vibrio coralliirubri genome contains these proteins:
- the fabV gene encoding enoyl-ACP reductase FabV, with the protein MIIKPRIRGFICTTTHPVGCEANVKEQIAYTKAQGPIANAPKRVLVVGSSSGYGLSSRIAAAFGGGASTIGVFFEKAGTEKKPGTAGFYNSAAFDKLAKEEGLYSKSLNGDAFSNEAKQKTIDLIKEDLGQIDMVVYSLASPVRKMPETGEVIRSALKPIGETYTSTAVDTNKDMIIEASVEPASEEEIKDTVTVMGGEDWELWINALSEAGVLADGCKTVAYSYIGTELTWPIYWDGALGKAKMDLDRAASALNEKLGQTGGTANVAVLKSVVTQASSAIPVMPLYIAMVFKKMREEGIHEGCMEQIFRMFSQRLYKEDGSAAEVDEVNRLRLDDLELREDIQDHCRNLWPQITTENLKELTDYVEYKEEFLKLFGFGVEGVDYEAEVNPAVEFDVADI; encoded by the coding sequence ATGATCATCAAACCTCGAATTCGCGGATTCATCTGTACTACAACACATCCAGTCGGTTGTGAAGCTAATGTAAAAGAACAAATTGCTTACACAAAAGCTCAAGGCCCAATCGCAAACGCACCTAAACGTGTACTAGTTGTTGGCTCTTCAAGTGGCTACGGCTTGTCTTCACGTATTGCGGCTGCATTTGGTGGCGGCGCTTCAACTATCGGTGTTTTCTTTGAGAAAGCCGGTACTGAGAAAAAACCGGGCACAGCTGGTTTTTACAACTCAGCAGCGTTCGACAAGCTAGCTAAAGAAGAAGGCCTGTATTCAAAAAGCCTGAACGGCGATGCTTTCTCTAACGAAGCGAAACAGAAAACGATTGACCTGATCAAAGAAGATCTAGGCCAAATCGATATGGTTGTGTACTCACTGGCATCTCCAGTGCGTAAAATGCCAGAGACTGGCGAAGTGATTCGTTCAGCTCTAAAACCTATCGGTGAAACGTACACATCAACGGCTGTTGATACCAACAAAGACATGATCATCGAAGCAAGTGTTGAGCCTGCATCTGAAGAAGAGATCAAAGACACTGTTACTGTAATGGGCGGTGAAGATTGGGAACTTTGGATCAACGCTCTATCTGAAGCGGGTGTTCTAGCTGACGGTTGTAAAACTGTTGCTTACAGCTACATCGGTACTGAGCTAACGTGGCCAATCTACTGGGATGGCGCGCTAGGTAAAGCTAAGATGGATCTAGACCGTGCAGCGTCAGCGCTTAACGAGAAACTAGGCCAAACTGGCGGTACTGCAAACGTTGCTGTTCTTAAGTCTGTTGTGACTCAAGCAAGCTCTGCTATTCCTGTAATGCCTCTTTACATCGCTATGGTGTTCAAGAAGATGCGTGAAGAAGGTATTCACGAAGGTTGTATGGAACAAATCTTCCGTATGTTCAGCCAACGTCTATACAAAGAAGACGGCAGCGCAGCAGAAGTGGATGAAGTGAACCGTCTACGTCTAGATGACCTAGAACTTCGCGAAGACATTCAAGATCACTGTCGTAACCTATGGCCTCAAATCACAACTGAGAACCTAAAAGAACTGACTGACTACGTAGAGTACAAAGAAGAGTTCTTGAAGCTATTCGGTTTCGGTGTTGAAGGTGTTGATTACGAAGCTGAGGTTAACCCAGCTGTTGAATTTGATGTAGCTGACATCTAA